From Pagrus major chromosome 6, Pma_NU_1.0, one genomic window encodes:
- the rbm6 gene encoding RNA-binding protein 5, which yields MWDGPGPGQGPRGGPPFRGDHRGEMFGGRDRPMPDYRGRDGMNMGPMGQMGPRPLDLPHMDMRRMDGPPMRGRDMDPREMRGREPNRDFFRHGEEPDFSLRRHYETTIREKLMNSSGFPGPGRNSGDMGGRGMPPREPNSRFMDMRDRDSLNFDMPQFNNPNMDGRRGGFPMDRMERNDGFRDMRDRPPMGDNDGFDMDLPPRERRMMDTDRRGGPPFNPRGGFDSDMDFRNRPSADLRGRDRSPLRFGKSDVPPMDRARSDMPSDVGPQRSEFMGADDSRRERDYQDSSGSPLMDYRSGEEMTLAEEWKTRRKDKIPYSNMGKGMGGVPEPNFPVAFGRDVNVRDPPPFQERDRPSVEFPGKDVGFPRGDHFRPAMDLPSVGSKAALDRPLPEISPLPGPLGRENENKHWLAERDLKHSQNKSNREERPPYHKEKHHPSHEIHVPSDCFKGLKDIPHNEGPARDKMGAERDFQSSSTVQARDQDYRDIDYRTASGRAFDYKHEPLQTPEKLIKESKPITPSKFSESGSQDQDYRSASVEDKVSNTISIIGIPKTATMEQILGAFADHDGVPMQGMKIKNVVPGYSYDTAYVEFLNLEDAVHFMESNKGSLKVGTRTTSMKYIQPDERGRSVHESDHKVPQHQEPQLPRKDVPIEELKTNQNGSDPKRPMEPLPPNQWQRSSDLTPEAWQQQVDQQLQQQEAEQHAESWGNRNHPPHNSRQSDSVFKDSKTMIIKNVKPTTTVETILKALDPFAYLDERNVRLVKAKPPGAKCFCFVDMDSHEQVTRLVELLTKPRPLYIDGVRVYAEVAKPLKNQNFRRDFDKPNSSILGFPPEASTTGPQQYPQPPQFLHPLPPPAGVPAGMQGDLMSGSANPALSSDPSTGQGIGYNETPAVNPSYPAGGPHVPAEAAGMTVGIDGSQAYVYGSEIPDMTNYLYDATSGFYYDPETTLYYDPGSRYFYNAQTQEYLYWDGASKTYIPVPGGNSAEAQPGSMTAEDQAILANPAADAPLEMKKPLLVPPLPGGVPAPLPVSATGSALEPGLTSAATPEKKDDDDAAKKDKDDKPRSLAAVKIMKDMERWAKIQNRQKESVRAASPLLKGGMDDDRRQSKSADAGFAIFERKISGADDLFKKPLAPPKKDEKSKRPMGSLGMLASDYAAGSDEEVEEDKEEAARSGLGNQSEDKDSKLTDWKKMACLLCRRQFPNKDALIRHQQLSDLHKQNMEIHLKIKRSKKELEALENQEKELNAKEGPRSPEQKRRKHHHQQPQHHNTWAGGSREMNKVSERPGLGAEPAPRKKKEFVVWDHASYKQAVRKAMFARFKELE from the exons ATGTGGGATGGACCAGGGCCAGGGCAAGGACCACGGGGAGGACCACCCTTCCG TGGTGATCATCGTGGAGAAATGTTTGGCGGCAGAGATCGTCCCATGCCTGATTATAGAGGTAGAGATGGGATGAACATGGGTCCCATGGGTCAGATGGGCCCAAGACCTCTAGATCTACCACATATGGACATGAGGAGGATGGATGGGCCACCCATGAGGGGGCGTGATATGGACCCACGTGAGATGCGAGGTCGAGAACCAAACAGAGATTTTTTCAGACACGGCGAGGAGCCCGACTTCAGTCTGAGAAGGCACTATGAGACGACCATCAGAGAGAAACTGATGAATTCTTCCGGTTTCCCCGGACCAGGCAGGAACTCTGGAGACATGGGAGGGAGGGGTATGCCACCAAGGGAACCAAACAGCAGATTTATGGACATGAGAGACAGAGATTCATTGAATTTTGACATGCCACAGTTTAATAATCCCAATATGgatggaagaagaggagggttTCCCATGGACAGAATGGAGCGAAATGATGGATTTAGGGACATGCGTGACAGGCCCCCAATGGGTGACAATGATGGCTTTGATATGGACTTACCTCCTCGTGAAAGGAGAATGATGGACACTGACCGAAGAGGAGGGCCACCTTTCAATCCAAGAGGTGGATTTGACTCTGATATGGATTTCAGAAACCGTCCATCAGCTGATCTTCGAGGTAGGGATCGATCTCCCTTAAGATTTGGAAAGAGCGATGTCCCTCCAATGGACAGGGCAAGATCAGACATGCCTTCAGATGTTGGCCCTCAAAGATCAGAGTTTATGGGTGCAGATGACTCACGTAGAGAAAGAGACTATCAAGATTCAAGTGGCAGTCCCCTTATGGATTATCGAAGTGGTGAAGAGATGACTCTTGCAGAGGAATGGAAGACCCGTCGCAAGGACAAGATCCCTTACTCAAACATGGGTAAAGGTATGGGAGGTGTACCCGAACCCAACTTCCCTGTAGCTTTTGGCAGGGACGTGAATGTTCGAGATCCACCACCATTTCAGGAAAGGGATAGGCCATCTGTTGAATTCCCAGGGAAAGATGTTGGCTTTCCTCGTGGTGACCACTTTCGTCCTGCTATGGATCTCCCATCAGTTGGCAGCAAAGCTGCACTAGACCGTCCACTCCCAGAAATAAGTCCCCTTCCTGGCCCTcttgggagagaaaatgagaataaaCACTGGCTTGCAGAAAGGGACCTGAAGCATAGCCAGAATAAATCAAATCGTGAAGAAAGGCCTCCTTACCATAAAGAGAAGCATCATCCCTCACATGAAATTCACGTGCCAAGTGATTGTTTTAAAGGTTTGAAAGATATCCCACACAATGAAGGACCTGCCAGGGATAAAATGGGAGCGGAGCGTGATTTCCAAAGCAGCAGCACTGTACAGGCAAGAGACCAAGACTACAGGGACATTGATTACAGAACAGCGTCCGGGAGAGCTTTTGATTACAAACATGAGCCACTCCAAACACCAGAGAAACTCATTAAAGAGTCTAAACCAATCACACCCTCAAAGTTTAGTGAGTCTGGTTCTCAG GATCAAGATTACAGGAGTGCTTCAGTGGAGGACAAAGTTTCCAATACAATATCCATAATTGGTATTCCAAAGACTGCAACAATGGAGCAG ATTCTTGGGGCCTTTGCAGACCATGATGGTGTGCCAATGCAGGGgatgaaaatcaaaaatgttgtgCCAG GTTACAGCTACGATACGGCCTATGTGGAGTTTTTAAACCTCGAGGATGCAGTCCACTTCATGGAGTCCAACAAG GGGTCCCTAAAGGTTGGCACTAGAACGACGTCAATGAAGTACATCCAGCCAGACGAGCGTGGAAGAAGTGTTCAT GAGTCAGATCACAAAGTACCTCAACATCAGGAGCCCCAGTTGCCCAGAAAAGATGTACCTATAGAAGAGTTGAAGACCAATCAGAATGGGTCAGATCCAAAACGCCCTATGGAGCCATTGCCCCCCAACCAGTGGCAGCGTAGCTCTGACCTGACTCCAGAGGCCTGGCAGCAGCAGGTGGACCAACAGCTCCAACAGCAAGAAGCTGAGCAGCACGCAGAGTCTTGGGGCAACCGCAACCATCCTCCTCACAATTCACGCCAATCTGACTCTGTCTTTAAAGACAGCAAAA CcatgataataaaaaatgtgaagcCCACCACCACAGTAGAGACTATCCTGAAAGCCTTGGATCCCTTTGCATATCTGGATGAAAGAAATGTTCGTCTAGTCAAGGCCAAGCCACCAGGAGCCAAGTGCTTCTGCTTTGTTGACATGGACTCCCATGAG CAAGTGACACGTCTGGTTGAGCTCCTCACTAAACCCAGACCCCTTTATATCGATGGAGTCAGAGTTTATGCTGAGGTCGCAAAACCCCTCAAGAACCAGAA tttcagaaGAGACTTTGACAAACCAAACAGTTCCATTCTTGGGTTCCCACCTGAGGCCAGCACAACAGGG CCCCAGCAGTACCCACAACCTCCACAGTTCTTGCATCCTCTGCCGCCACCTGCTGGTGTCCCTGCTGGAATGCAAG GTGATTTGATGAGCGGCAGTGCTAACCCTGCCCTGTCATCAGACCCCAGCACTGGACAG GGAATTGGCTACAATGAGACTCCAGCTGTGAATCCGTCATACCCAGCCGGTGGACCCCATGTGCCAGCAGAAGCGGCTGGGATGACTGTCGGCATAGACGGGTCACAGGCCTACGTCTATG GCTCTGAGATTCCAGACATGACCAACTACTTATACGATGCCACATCAGGCTTCTACTACGATCCTGAGACGACACTTTACTATGACCCTGGCTCAAGG TACTTCTACAATGCTCAAACCCAAGAATACCTGTACTGGGATGGTGCGTCAAAGACCTACATCCCAGTTCCTGGAGGGAACTCTGCAGAAGCCCAACCTGGGTCGATGACTGCTGAAGACCAGGCCATCCTTGCCAACCCAGCAGCAGATGCTCCTCTGGAAATGAAGAAACCGCTACTGGTGCCTCCCCTCCCTGGAGGAGTTCCGGCACCGCTTCCCGTTTCTGCTACCGGCTCTGCTCTGGAGCCCGGCCTGACTTCTGCAGCAACTCCAGAGAAAAAAGACGACGATGACGCTgctaaaaaagacaaagacgaTAAGCCAAGAAGTCTTGCTGCTGTCAAG ATCATGAAAGATATGGAGCGCTGGGCAAAGATCCAGAATCGTCAAAAGGAAAGTGTTCGTGCCGCATCGCCACTGCTGAAGGGTGGAATGGATGATGATAGGAGGCAATCCAAGTCAGCTGATGCTGGTTTTGCTATCTTTGAGAGGAAG ATCTCAGGTGCAGATGATCTTTTTAAGAAGCCTCTTGCTCCTCCTAAGAAAGATGAAAAGTCAAAG CGTCCGATGGGCTCCCTGGGTATGCTGGCATCAGACTATGCTGCTGGAAGTGATGAAGAGGTGGAAGAAGATAAGGAAGAGGCAGCTAGAAGTGGTCTGGGCAACCAGTCTGAAGACAAAGACAGCAAGCTTACTGACTGGAAGAAGATGGCCTGCCTGCTGTGTAGGAGACAGTTCCCAAACAAGGACGCTTTGATCCGCCACCAGCAGCTTTCTGACCTACACAAA CAAAATATGGAGATCCACCTTAAGATCAAGCGGTCAAAGAAGGAGCTAGAGGCACTGGAGAACCAGGAAAAAGAA CTAAATGCCAAAGAAGGTCCCAGGTCACcagaacagaaaagaagaaaacaccaTCACCAACAGCCACAGCATCATAATACCTGGGCTGGGGGCTCCAG GGAAATGAATAAAGTCAGTGAAAGACCTGGTTTAGGAGCTGAACCTGCCCCG aggaaaaagaaagagtttGTCGTGTGGGACCACGCCTCCTACAAACAAGCTGTACGCAAAGCCATGTTCGCACGGTTCAAGGAACTTGAGTGA